In one Thioclava sp. ES.031 genomic region, the following are encoded:
- a CDS encoding Lrp/AsnC family transcriptional regulator, producing MPTSRLDDIDRKILAELQADGRMTNVELAKRVGISAPPCLRRVRTLEEAGYIRGYHADVNPRELGFEVQVFAMVRLHSQAEADLSNFESRCREWPLVRECHMLNGEIDFVLKCVAPDLSSFQSFLTGQLTAAENVASVKTSLVIRCAKDEPGVPFDVLEERIAKLA from the coding sequence CGACATCGACCGTAAAATCCTCGCTGAACTGCAGGCGGACGGGCGGATGACGAATGTCGAACTGGCCAAGCGTGTGGGCATTTCGGCTCCGCCCTGCCTGCGCCGCGTGCGCACGCTCGAAGAGGCGGGCTACATCCGTGGCTACCATGCCGATGTGAACCCGCGCGAGCTGGGTTTCGAAGTGCAGGTCTTCGCGATGGTGCGCCTGCACAGCCAGGCCGAAGCGGATCTGTCGAACTTCGAGTCGCGCTGCCGCGAATGGCCGCTGGTGCGCGAGTGCCACATGCTCAATGGCGAGATCGATTTCGTACTGAAATGCGTGGCGCCGGACCTCTCGAGCTTCCAGAGCTTCCTGACCGGCCAGCTCACCGCCGCCGAAAATGTCGCCAGCGTGAAGACCTCGCTGGTGATCCGCTGCGCCAAGGACGAGCCGGGGGTGCCCTTCGACGTGCTCGAAGAGCGCATCGCCAAGCTGGCCTGA
- a CDS encoding MFS transporter → MSDMTAPPASREKRNTIVLVLAQALLGAQMPMIFTVGGLAGQMLSPNPCLATLPLSLIILGSVLSAQPMSEFMAAKGRRAGFILANAMGALGAAIAAYALYHGSFALFMLGSFFTGTYMSAQGFYRFAATDTASAEFQPKAISYVMAGGLVAAIIGPQLVKVTSEAMVVPFMATYLAIIAINALGPILFSFLDIPAPGRRKKHEHHEGRTRRELLKDPVILVAMICGMVSYALMNLVMTSTPLAVVGCGFEQGDAANIVSAHVLAMYLPSFFTGHLIARFGKEVIVGTGLVILAASGAVALTGVDLDQFYIALMLLGLGWNFGFIGSTAMLASAHSPNERGHVQGMNDFVVFGGVFLASLSSGGLMNCAEGGNAQAGWQAVNLAMIPFLTLAGAALIWLMLRPKETR, encoded by the coding sequence ATGAGTGACATGACCGCCCCACCCGCCTCTCGCGAAAAGCGCAATACGATCGTGCTGGTTCTGGCCCAGGCGCTTCTGGGCGCGCAGATGCCGATGATCTTCACGGTGGGCGGCCTTGCGGGCCAGATGCTCTCGCCCAATCCCTGCCTCGCGACGCTGCCCCTGTCGCTGATCATTCTGGGCTCGGTCCTCTCGGCGCAGCCGATGTCGGAATTCATGGCCGCGAAAGGCCGCCGCGCGGGCTTCATCCTCGCCAATGCGATGGGGGCGCTGGGGGCTGCGATTGCGGCCTACGCGCTCTATCACGGGTCGTTTGCGCTGTTCATGCTGGGCTCGTTCTTCACCGGCACCTATATGTCGGCGCAGGGGTTCTACCGGTTCGCGGCGACCGATACCGCCAGCGCGGAGTTCCAGCCCAAGGCGATCTCCTATGTGATGGCGGGCGGGCTTGTCGCCGCGATCATCGGCCCGCAGCTGGTGAAGGTCACGAGCGAGGCGATGGTCGTGCCCTTCATGGCGACATATCTCGCGATCATCGCGATCAATGCGCTCGGGCCGATCCTGTTCTCCTTCCTCGACATCCCGGCTCCGGGGCGGCGCAAGAAGCACGAGCATCACGAGGGCCGCACCCGGCGCGAGTTGCTGAAAGACCCGGTGATCCTCGTCGCGATGATCTGCGGTATGGTCTCCTACGCGCTGATGAACCTCGTGATGACCTCGACGCCGCTCGCTGTGGTCGGCTGCGGGTTCGAGCAGGGCGACGCGGCCAATATCGTCTCGGCCCACGTGCTGGCGATGTATCTGCCGAGCTTCTTCACCGGCCACCTGATCGCGCGCTTCGGCAAAGAGGTGATCGTGGGCACCGGCCTCGTGATTCTCGCGGCCTCCGGCGCGGTGGCGCTGACCGGGGTCGATCTGGACCAGTTCTACATCGCCCTGATGCTGCTGGGGCTGGGCTGGAACTTCGGCTTCATCGGCTCGACGGCGATGCTCGCCTCGGCCCATAGCCCGAATGAGCGCGGCCATGTGCAGGGGATGAACGATTTCGTGGTCTTCGGCGGCGTTTTCCTCGCCTCGCTCTCCTCGGGCGGGCTGATGAACTGCGCCGAGGGCGGCAATGCCCAAGCGGGCTGGCAGGCGGTCAATCTCGCGATGATCCCCTTCCTGACGCTGGCCGGGGCGGCGCTGATCTGGCTGATGCTGCGCCCGAAAGAGACGCGCTGA
- a CDS encoding DNA-3-methyladenine glycosylase, with protein sequence MVGRIITCEDDIAEGTEFLCRTEPRFAEVCALTGPWPLRRREDGFEALRDAIIGQQVSVAAANSIRGKVIGAGYGDPVSIAAASEEDLRACGLSRQKVRYLQALSNSGVDFEGLRAMPDEEVVAQLLPIPGIGRWTVEMYLIFALGRADVFAVDDLALAEGARLLFDLPERPKRKQFNELSAAWSPWRAVAARGLWAYYAACKDREGVAP encoded by the coding sequence ATGGTTGGACGTATCATTACCTGCGAAGACGATATCGCTGAAGGCACCGAATTTCTCTGCCGCACAGAGCCGCGTTTTGCCGAGGTTTGCGCGCTGACGGGGCCGTGGCCTCTGCGCCGCCGCGAGGACGGGTTCGAGGCGCTGCGCGACGCGATCATCGGGCAGCAGGTCTCGGTCGCCGCCGCCAACTCGATCCGGGGCAAGGTGATCGGCGCGGGCTATGGCGATCCGGTCTCCATCGCGGCCGCCTCGGAAGAGGACCTGCGCGCCTGTGGCCTCTCGCGCCAGAAGGTGCGCTACCTGCAGGCGCTCTCCAATTCCGGCGTCGATTTCGAGGGTCTGCGCGCCATGCCCGACGAGGAGGTGGTCGCGCAGCTCCTGCCGATCCCCGGCATCGGGCGCTGGACGGTGGAGATGTATCTCATCTTCGCTCTGGGTCGCGCCGATGTCTTCGCGGTCGATGATCTGGCGCTGGCCGAGGGGGCGCGGCTCCTGTTCGATTTGCCCGAGCGGCCCAAGCGCAAGCAATTCAATGAGCTATCGGCAGCCTGGTCGCCGTGGCGCGCGGTTGCGGCGCGCGGCCTCTGGGCCTATTACGCGGCCTGTAAAGATCGTGAAGGAGTTGCCCCATGA
- a CDS encoding alpha/beta hydrolase, translating into MTRKLEVGRREPQSGTVKSAVVFLHGYGADGADLLGLADPLGQHMPDTLFLAPDAPEPCRAAPYGRQWFPIPWIDNSSEAESAQGLKDAAADVDAFLDSVLEEQGLTPAQLAVIGFSQGTMTALEVLPRRAEPVAGLVAFSGRLLRPEALGNEAISKPPVLLIHGDQDPVVPFADMGKAGDALVSAGFDTYAHVMKGTGHGIAPDGLSVALSFLQDKLPG; encoded by the coding sequence ATGACCCGCAAGCTGGAAGTCGGACGCAGAGAGCCGCAATCGGGAACGGTGAAATCCGCCGTGGTGTTTCTGCATGGCTATGGCGCGGACGGGGCGGACCTGCTGGGCCTCGCCGATCCGCTGGGCCAGCACATGCCCGACACGCTGTTCCTCGCGCCCGACGCGCCCGAGCCCTGCCGCGCGGCGCCTTATGGCCGGCAATGGTTCCCGATTCCCTGGATCGACAATTCCAGCGAAGCGGAATCCGCCCAAGGTCTCAAGGACGCTGCGGCCGACGTGGATGCCTTCCTCGATTCCGTGCTGGAAGAGCAGGGGCTGACGCCCGCGCAGCTCGCCGTGATCGGCTTCTCGCAAGGCACGATGACCGCGCTCGAAGTGCTGCCGCGTCGGGCCGAGCCTGTCGCCGGGCTGGTGGCCTTCTCGGGCCGCCTTCTGCGCCCGGAAGCCTTGGGCAACGAGGCGATCTCGAAGCCGCCGGTTCTGCTGATCCATGGCGATCAGGACCCGGTCGTGCCCTTCGCCGATATGGGCAAGGCAGGCGATGCGCTGGTCTCGGCGGGGTTCGACACCTATGCCCATGTGATGAAGGGCACCGGCCACGGCATCGCGCCCGACGGGCTGTCGGTGGCGCTGTCCTTCCTGCAAGACAAGCTGCCCGGCTGA
- a CDS encoding HNH endonuclease — protein MLDECDRTDFRTQFTREPAALRQHPALVLNADFRPLSYYPLSLWPWQEAIKAVFLDRVTILAEYEEVVRSQRQAFKIPSVVVLKEYVRPQKRVAFTRFNLFLRDEFKCQYCGKRGDLTFDHVIPRSRGGITSWENVVAACAPCNLRKANKPLERSGMHLLKPARQPQPEDMLRIGRRFPPGYLHESWMDFLYWDTELEA, from the coding sequence ATGCTGGACGAGTGCGACAGGACCGATTTTAGAACGCAATTCACCCGCGAACCGGCGGCGCTGAGACAGCACCCGGCGCTGGTGCTCAACGCCGATTTCCGGCCGCTCTCCTATTACCCGCTCTCGCTATGGCCTTGGCAGGAGGCGATAAAAGCGGTCTTCCTCGACAGGGTGACGATCCTCGCCGAATACGAAGAGGTGGTGCGCAGCCAGAGGCAGGCCTTCAAAATCCCCTCCGTCGTCGTCCTCAAAGAATATGTCCGACCCCAGAAGCGCGTGGCTTTCACGCGCTTCAATCTTTTTCTGAGGGACGAATTCAAGTGCCAGTATTGCGGCAAGCGGGGCGATCTGACCTTCGATCATGTGATCCCGCGCTCGCGCGGTGGAATCACCAGCTGGGAGAATGTCGTGGCCGCCTGCGCGCCGTGCAACCTGCGCAAGGCCAACAAGCCGCTGGAGCGCTCGGGGATGCATCTTCTCAAGCCCGCGCGCCAGCCCCAGCCCGAGGATATGCTGCGCATCGGGCGTCGCTTCCCGCCGGGCTATCTGCATGAAAGCTGGATGGACTTCCTTTATTGGGACACCGAGCTGGAAGCCTAA
- a CDS encoding SulP family inorganic anion transporter, with protein sequence MTLSQWRSQWTGNYRADILSGLVVALALIPEAIAFSIIAGVDPKVGLYASFMIATITAFFGGRPGMISAATAATAVLMGTLVRSYGLDYLLAATVLAGVLQVIAGALNLGTVMRFVSKSVMTGFVNALAILIFMAQWPELNPANVPVVATYALVALGLAIIYLLPRFFRAIPSPLIAILVLSAISMGLGLDDVHTVADMGALPDQLPSLLIPNVPFTFETLQIILPYSVGVAVVGLLESLMTQNIVDEMTDTRSDRRQECFGQGIANFCTGFIGGMAGCAMIGQSVINVTSGGRTRLSTLTAGIALLIFCVVLGEWVGRIPMPALVAIMIMVSIGTFSWASLGQLRTMPMSSNVVMLATVAFVVATHNLAIGVLVGVLLSGIFFAGKIARMTEITSRYNEAHHLRTYYIKGQIFFATVEEFNRAFDFQEKLDRVVIDLTHAHIWDISSVSALDRAVGKFRMSGTDVKVVGMNHATETIIDKLSNGGQVAAGH encoded by the coding sequence ATGACCTTGTCGCAATGGCGCAGCCAGTGGACTGGCAACTACCGCGCTGACATTCTTTCCGGTCTCGTGGTGGCGCTCGCGCTGATCCCCGAGGCCATCGCTTTCTCCATCATCGCAGGCGTGGACCCGAAAGTGGGCCTCTACGCCTCCTTCATGATCGCCACGATCACCGCTTTCTTCGGTGGCCGCCCGGGTATGATCTCGGCCGCGACCGCCGCGACCGCCGTGCTGATGGGCACGCTGGTGCGCAGCTACGGGCTCGATTACCTGCTGGCCGCGACGGTGCTGGCGGGCGTGCTTCAGGTGATTGCCGGGGCGCTGAACCTCGGGACCGTGATGCGCTTCGTTTCGAAATCGGTGATGACAGGCTTCGTGAACGCGCTCGCCATCCTGATCTTCATGGCGCAATGGCCCGAGCTGAACCCGGCCAATGTCCCGGTGGTGGCGACCTATGCGCTGGTGGCACTTGGCCTTGCGATCATCTACCTGCTGCCGCGCTTCTTCCGCGCCATTCCCTCGCCGCTGATCGCGATCCTCGTGCTCAGCGCGATCTCGATGGGGCTGGGGCTCGACGACGTGCACACCGTGGCCGATATGGGCGCCCTGCCCGATCAGCTGCCCTCGCTCCTGATCCCGAACGTGCCGTTCACCTTCGAGACGCTGCAGATCATCCTGCCCTATTCGGTGGGCGTGGCGGTCGTCGGTCTTCTGGAGAGCCTGATGACGCAGAACATCGTCGACGAAATGACCGACACGCGTTCGGACCGTCGTCAGGAATGCTTCGGTCAGGGCATCGCCAATTTCTGCACCGGTTTCATCGGGGGCATGGCGGGCTGCGCGATGATCGGCCAGTCGGTGATCAACGTGACCTCGGGCGGCCGTACGCGCCTGTCGACCCTGACCGCGGGGATCGCGCTTCTGATCTTCTGCGTGGTGCTGGGCGAATGGGTGGGCCGCATCCCGATGCCCGCGCTGGTGGCGATCATGATCATGGTGTCGATCGGCACGTTCAGCTGGGCCTCGCTGGGACAGCTGCGCACCATGCCAATGTCGTCCAACGTGGTGATGCTGGCCACCGTCGCCTTCGTCGTCGCCACCCATAACCTCGCGATCGGGGTGCTGGTGGGCGTGCTGCTCTCGGGGATCTTCTTCGCAGGCAAGATCGCGCGGATGACCGAGATCACCTCGCGCTACAACGAGGCGCATCACCTGCGGACCTATTACATCAAGGGCCAGATCTTCTTCGCGACCGTGGAAGAGTTCAACCGCGCCTTCGACTTCCAGGAGAAGCTCGACCGCGTGGTGATCGACCTGACCCACGCCCATATCTGGGACATCTCTTCGGTCTCGGCGCTGGACCGGGCGGTGGGCAAGTTCCGGATGTCCGGCACGGATGTGAAGGTCGTGGGCATGAACCACGCGACCGAGACGATCATCGACAAGCTGTCGAATGGCGGTCAGGTCGCGGCGGGGCACTGA
- a CDS encoding DUF1638 domain-containing protein codes for MTAQKAASLPGDTTLSENGLAPEGSGRLLLIACGALAREILALKRINGWDHIDLTCLPANLHLYPEKITAAVEEAVLRYRDQYDDIFIVYADCGTGGQLLEKCKSLGVEMVEGPHCYSFFEGNAAFAETAEDEITAFYLTDFLTRQFDAFVWKPMGFDRHPELIPMMFGNYDRLIYQAQTDDPALDAKARNAAERLGLRYERRFTGYGDLATSLAKFAAKSGNPA; via the coding sequence ATGACCGCCCAGAAAGCTGCCTCGCTTCCCGGCGACACGACCTTATCCGAAAATGGCTTAGCTCCCGAGGGGTCGGGGCGTCTTCTGCTGATCGCCTGCGGGGCGCTGGCGCGGGAGATTCTCGCGCTCAAACGGATCAATGGCTGGGATCATATCGATCTGACCTGCCTGCCCGCCAATCTGCACCTATACCCCGAGAAGATCACCGCCGCCGTCGAAGAGGCGGTGCTGCGCTATCGCGACCAATATGACGATATCTTCATCGTCTATGCCGATTGCGGCACGGGCGGGCAATTGTTGGAAAAGTGCAAATCCCTAGGGGTCGAGATGGTCGAAGGCCCCCATTGTTATTCGTTTTTTGAAGGTAACGCGGCCTTTGCCGAGACCGCTGAGGACGAGATCACGGCCTTCTACCTCACCGATTTCCTCACCCGGCAGTTCGACGCTTTCGTCTGGAAGCCGATGGGCTTCGACCGTCACCCCGAGCTGATCCCGATGATGTTCGGCAATTACGACCGGCTGATCTATCAGGCCCAGACCGACGATCCCGCGCTCGACGCGAAGGCGCGTAACGCTGCGGAGCGGCTCGGCCTGCGCTATGAACGGCGTTTTACGGGCTATGGCGATCTGGCCACCAGTCTCGCGAAATTTGCCGCGAAATCGGGCAATCCGGCTTAA
- a CDS encoding B12-binding domain-containing protein, whose protein sequence is MAEDDDDIILSELDDDELTAQMMDDLYDGLKEEIEEATRILLDRGWTPYDILTKALVAGMTIVGNDFRDGILFVPEVLLAANAMKGGMAILKPLLVETGAPRMGKMVIGTVKGDIHDIGKNLVAMMMEGAGFEIVDLGINNPVENYLEAIAREEADILGMSALLTTTMPYMKVVIDTMKEQGIRDDYIVLVGGAPLNEEFGKAIGADAYCRDAAVAVETAKDFIARKHNQMSA, encoded by the coding sequence ATGGCCGAAGACGACGACGATATCATCCTCTCGGAACTCGACGACGACGAGCTCACCGCGCAGATGATGGATGACCTCTATGACGGTCTCAAGGAAGAGATCGAAGAGGCCACCCGGATCCTGCTCGATCGCGGCTGGACGCCGTATGACATTCTGACCAAGGCCCTCGTCGCGGGCATGACCATCGTGGGCAACGACTTCCGCGACGGTATCCTGTTCGTGCCGGAAGTGCTGCTGGCGGCAAATGCGATGAAGGGCGGCATGGCCATCCTCAAGCCGCTGCTGGTCGAGACCGGCGCGCCGCGCATGGGCAAGATGGTCATCGGGACGGTGAAGGGCGATATCCACGATATCGGCAAGAACCTCGTTGCGATGATGATGGAAGGCGCAGGTTTCGAGATCGTCGATCTGGGGATCAACAACCCGGTCGAGAACTACCTCGAAGCGATCGCCCGTGAAGAGGCCGACATCCTCGGCATGTCTGCGCTGCTGACCACCACGATGCCCTATATGAAGGTCGTGATCGACACGATGAAGGAACAGGGCATCCGCGACGATTACATCGTTCTGGTGGGCGGTGCGCCGCTCAACGAGGAATTCGGCAAGGCGATCGGCGCCGATGCCTATTGCCGCGACGCCGCCGTGGCGGTGGAAACGGCGAAGGATTTCATCGCTCGCAAGCACAACCAGATGAGCGCCTGA
- a CDS encoding PA0069 family radical SAM protein gives MSLPFDLPPATPSERLRARGAAARPVGRFEPFARAPEHDGWDIPEEERLTRTEVSVERPRSVITRNQSPDVPFERSLNPYRGCEHGCIYCFARPSHGYLGLSAGLDFETRLIARPEAPQVLEDELRKKSYRPNVLAIGTNTDPYQPLERKMEIMRAVLEVLQAYRHPVSIVTRGSTILRDIDILAPMAEAGLAQVGVSVTTLDAKLARDLEPRAPSPPTRIRMIRELSRGGIPVRVMAAPMIPGLTDHELEAILTEARRAGAKAASMMPVRLPHEVAPLFADWMERHHPGKVEKVLGRIRDMRGGKLNDPRFGERMKGEGEMAELLQQRFKLSCKRLGFSRHLPDLDVTQFRVPPRPGDQLELF, from the coding sequence ATGAGTCTGCCATTCGACCTTCCCCCCGCGACCCCATCCGAGCGTCTGCGCGCGCGCGGTGCCGCGGCGCGACCCGTGGGCCGGTTCGAGCCCTTCGCCCGCGCGCCCGAGCATGACGGCTGGGACATCCCCGAAGAGGAACGCCTGACGCGCACCGAGGTCTCGGTGGAGCGTCCCCGCTCCGTCATCACCCGCAACCAGTCGCCCGATGTGCCCTTCGAGCGCTCGCTCAACCCCTATCGCGGCTGCGAGCATGGCTGCATCTACTGCTTCGCACGGCCCAGCCACGGTTATCTCGGCCTCTCGGCGGGGCTGGATTTCGAGACCCGTCTGATTGCACGCCCCGAGGCGCCGCAGGTGCTCGAAGACGAGCTGCGCAAGAAAAGCTACCGCCCGAACGTGCTCGCCATCGGCACGAATACCGATCCCTACCAGCCGCTCGAGCGCAAGATGGAGATCATGCGCGCCGTGCTGGAGGTGCTGCAGGCCTATCGCCACCCGGTCTCCATCGTCACCCGTGGCTCGACCATTCTGCGCGATATCGACATCCTCGCGCCGATGGCCGAGGCCGGATTGGCGCAGGTCGGCGTGTCGGTCACGACGCTCGACGCCAAACTCGCCCGCGATCTGGAGCCGCGCGCGCCCAGCCCACCGACCCGTATCCGCATGATCCGCGAACTCTCGCGCGGCGGTATCCCGGTGCGCGTTATGGCCGCGCCGATGATCCCGGGGCTCACCGATCACGAGCTGGAGGCGATCCTGACCGAGGCGCGCAGGGCAGGGGCCAAGGCCGCTTCGATGATGCCGGTGCGGCTGCCGCATGAGGTGGCGCCGCTTTTCGCCGACTGGATGGAGCGGCATCACCCCGGCAAGGTCGAGAAAGTGCTGGGCCGGATCCGCGACATGCGCGGCGGTAAGCTCAACGATCCGCGCTTTGGCGAGCGGATGAAGGGCGAGGGCGAGATGGCGGAACTGTTGCAGCAGCGGTTCAAGCTGAGTTGCAAGCGGCTGGGTTTCTCGCGTCATCTGCCCGATCTCGACGTGACGCAGTTCCGCGTGCCGCCCCGGCCGGGCGATCAGCTCGAACTGTTCTGA
- the bmt gene encoding betaine--homocysteine S-methyltransferase: protein MTAPKTDALSRLLETRDWLMADGATGTNLFNMGLASGDAPELWNADEPAKIAKLYSLAVDAGSDLFLTNSFGGNASRLKLHSAQNRVRELNRLAAEIGRDVADKQSRPVIVAGSMGPTGEIFAPMGTLTHELAVEMFHEQAEGLKEGGADILWVETISAQEEYKAAAEACHLAGMPWCGTMSFDTAGRTMMGLTSQAMVSMVEKLAHPPLAFGANCGVGASDLLRTVLGFAATGTERPIIAKGNAGIPKYVDGHIHYDGTPELMAEYAVMARDCGATIIGGCCGTMPEHLVAMREALETRPRGERPTLDQISSVLGGFSSEDDGLSGDAPKRERRGRRRS, encoded by the coding sequence ATGACCGCCCCGAAAACCGACGCGCTGAGCCGTCTTCTGGAAACCCGCGATTGGCTGATGGCCGATGGTGCGACCGGCACCAACCTGTTCAACATGGGGCTGGCCTCGGGCGATGCGCCGGAACTGTGGAATGCCGACGAGCCTGCGAAGATCGCGAAGCTCTATTCGCTGGCCGTCGATGCGGGCTCGGACCTGTTCCTGACCAACAGCTTCGGCGGCAATGCCTCGCGGCTGAAACTGCATAGCGCGCAGAACCGCGTGCGCGAGCTGAACCGCCTCGCCGCCGAGATCGGCCGCGACGTGGCCGACAAGCAGTCGCGCCCGGTGATCGTTGCGGGCTCGATGGGCCCGACCGGCGAGATCTTCGCGCCGATGGGCACGCTGACGCATGAGTTGGCGGTCGAGATGTTCCACGAACAGGCCGAGGGCCTGAAAGAGGGCGGCGCGGATATCCTCTGGGTCGAGACGATCTCGGCGCAGGAAGAATACAAGGCCGCCGCCGAGGCCTGCCATCTGGCGGGGATGCCCTGGTGCGGCACGATGAGCTTCGACACCGCAGGCCGCACGATGATGGGCCTGACCTCGCAGGCGATGGTCTCGATGGTCGAAAAGCTGGCCCACCCGCCTCTGGCCTTCGGCGCGAATTGCGGCGTCGGCGCGTCCGACCTGCTGCGCACCGTTCTGGGCTTTGCCGCGACCGGCACCGAGCGCCCGATCATCGCCAAGGGCAATGCGGGCATCCCGAAATATGTCGACGGCCATATCCATTACGACGGCACGCCCGAGCTGATGGCGGAATATGCGGTGATGGCGCGCGATTGCGGCGCGACGATCATCGGCGGCTGCTGCGGCACGATGCCCGAGCATCTCGTGGCAATGCGCGAGGCGCTGGAGACGCGTCCGCGCGGCGAGCGCCCGACGCTCGATCAGATTTCCTCGGTTCTGGGCGGGTTCTCGTCGGAGGATGACGGGCTGAGCGGCGATGCGCCCAAACGCGAACGCCGGGGCCGTCGCCGCAGCTAA
- a CDS encoding DUF1476 domain-containing protein, with protein sequence MTTFDDRENAYENKFAHDAELQFKADARCNKMLGQWAAELLGKTGPEADAYVREVVTSDFEEAGHEDVYRKLSGDLGDKADEQTIRAKMAECMADARRQVIDEAE encoded by the coding sequence ATGACCACCTTCGACGATCGCGAAAACGCCTATGAGAACAAGTTCGCGCATGATGCCGAGCTGCAGTTCAAGGCCGATGCCCGCTGCAACAAGATGCTGGGCCAATGGGCCGCAGAGCTTCTGGGCAAAACCGGCCCCGAGGCCGATGCCTATGTCCGCGAGGTCGTGACCTCCGATTTCGAGGAAGCGGGCCACGAAGACGTGTACCGCAAGCTCTCGGGCGACCTCGGCGACAAGGCCGATGAACAAACGATCCGCGCGAAGATGGCCGAATGCATGGCCGACGCGCGCCGTCAGGTGATCGACGAGGCCGAGTGA
- the purC gene encoding phosphoribosylaminoimidazolesuccinocarboxamide synthase gives MAPRRKKIYEGKAKVLYEGPEPGTLVQYFKDDATAFNAQKKDVIEGKGVLNNRLSEYFMTGLTNIGVPNHFIKRLNMREQLIRQVEIVPLEVIVRNFAAGSIAKRLGMEEGTPLPRPIVEYSYKNDDLGDPLVPEEYIIAFGWASQQDLDDIVALALRVNDFLTGVFYGVGIKLVDFKIEIGRVWDGDFMRLIVADEISPDSCRLWDVKTGQKLDKDVFRRDLGNLTDAYTEVAKRLGVLPTNTQPIKPTLIN, from the coding sequence ATGGCACCCCGGCGCAAGAAGATCTACGAAGGCAAGGCGAAGGTTCTGTATGAAGGCCCCGAGCCCGGAACGCTGGTCCAGTATTTCAAGGACGACGCGACTGCCTTCAACGCGCAGAAGAAGGACGTGATCGAGGGCAAGGGCGTGCTCAACAACCGCCTGTCCGAGTATTTCATGACCGGCCTGACCAATATCGGCGTGCCGAACCACTTCATCAAACGGCTCAATATGCGCGAGCAACTGATCCGTCAGGTGGAGATCGTGCCGCTCGAGGTGATCGTGCGCAACTTCGCCGCCGGTTCGATCGCGAAGCGTCTGGGCATGGAAGAGGGCACGCCGCTGCCGCGTCCGATCGTCGAATACAGCTACAAGAACGACGATCTGGGCGATCCGCTCGTGCCCGAGGAATATATCATCGCCTTCGGTTGGGCGAGCCAGCAGGACCTCGACGATATCGTGGCACTGGCGCTGCGCGTGAACGACTTCCTGACCGGCGTGTTCTACGGCGTCGGCATCAAGCTGGTCGATTTCAAGATCGAGATCGGCCGCGTCTGGGATGGCGATTTCATGCGCCTGATCGTTGCCGACGAGATCAGCCCCGACAGTTGCCGCCTGTGGGACGTCAAGACGGGCCAGAAGCTCGACAAGGACGTGTTCCGCCGCGATCTGGGCAACCTGACCGATGCCTATACCGAAGTCGCCAAGCGCCTTGGCGTGCTGCCGACCAATACCCAGCCGATCAAACCGACGCTGATCAACTGA
- the purS gene encoding phosphoribosylformylglycinamidine synthase subunit PurS, translating to MKARVHVMLKDGVLDPQGEAVRHALGHMGFDGVEGVRQGKVIELDLSATDAASAEAEVKEMCEKLLANTVIEKYTIEIA from the coding sequence ATGAAAGCCCGCGTTCATGTGATGCTGAAGGATGGGGTGCTCGACCCGCAGGGCGAGGCCGTGCGCCACGCGTTGGGCCATATGGGCTTCGACGGTGTCGAAGGCGTGCGTCAGGGGAAGGTGATCGAACTGGACCTGAGCGCCACCGATGCAGCCTCTGCCGAGGCCGAGGTGAAGGAGATGTGCGAGAAGCTCCTCGCCAATACCGTGATCGAGAAATACACCATCGAGATCGCCTGA